The genomic segment AGTGAAGAGTTACTCTACAGAATATGTGAGGATAAAGGAGACTAGAAACTCTTAGTAGTAAGTAGGTTTTAGTATGTTACatggataggagccctggtggcacaatggttaaactctgacctgctgaccaaaAGGATGAAGATTtgcactcaccagctgctccactggaaaaagatgtggcaatttgcttctgtaaagattacagccttgaaagtactatgggcagttctattctgccttgTAGGGTCTCaaagagtcagaatagactcaacggcacacgGTAACAGCAATATATTATATAAGACAAttaagaataaaaccaaaaattccttttttaaaagaaaatgtggaCATTTGATGGAAGTGGTTGGAGATATTACTattgttgaaattaaaaaaaataatgaagtggaagaaaagaaaaaaagcaaaagaaacccCCAAATTTTTGGTTTAATAAACATAGCAAATTGACAGAAGATAAACCAGTAGCTTAGAAGACATGGACGAAGACAACCTAGTAAATATTCCATGTATTCACTACCAATTCAGGGTTATGTGAATCTACGCAGGAAGATGATCCATGCTGAATATCGAACGGTGCATCTATTGCTCTATGAAGAAGAGCAAAAATATTTAGAGAGGCtagaaaaggaaagcaaagagACTTTTCAACAACTCCAGGaaagtgaaaacactatggcccTGAAGGGGAAACTCCTAAGGGGAATGTATGAGGAGCTGAAGGAAATGTGCCATAAACCAGACATGGAACTGCTCCAGGTAAGGACAAAGGAAGGGGAGTCAAGGCGTTGCTTGGGAATGATGTCCGCATTCTCTTTGTCTTCCATCATTGGCTTGGAATGTGCTCTCTGATGACACGATAAGGATACTGTCTATCCAGGTAATACTGCAGATCAAGGGTCAATCTTGCCTCATTCAGAAGCAGTGAAGCTTTGTAAAAAAAGTAGGCATTACCACCCCAGAGAAAGTGCTCTTCTAAAAATTCTCCTAATATGCATTCAATGACTGAAAAACTACAACGGAGAGccttattttaatacatttacatTTGTATCTTGATTTGACAGTATTAACAAATTTGGGAATCTATACAATATATTTTCTTATCCTGTTTCCATGTCTTTGATAAACACTGCCATCATGTTTGGGTTACCCTATCCTTTGGATTAGGGTTTCATGTGAGAACACTATGAATCTTGTTAAATAAATACTAAaactttctttattcttttgaaGCATTTCACAGACGTGATGAAAAGGTAAGCTTGCACCTATATTTTAGTTGTAAGAATTGTGACAGTGATTATACTGAGCGggagcataatttatttattataataatataatTTCAGAGTCTACTTATCTTTCTGAAAAGGTAGAGAAGGCTTGGTTGTCTAGCCTAAGAAGAAGCGGGGTGGTGGTGTTAATTGCAGGTGTCTACATAGAAGTTGTATGATGACAATTCCATTGCTGCTTTTGATTTTCACAAGTATAAACACATGTCAGCGGTGACTAGTGTGGATTAAAAACCACAGTGTTCTTGTGCAGTATGTCCTCCTGGTCATCAGGTCATTTTTCACACCCAACCCCTGTAGTTGGGAGGAAGTAACCAGACACAGTCATGACTGAGATGTAATTGTATACCAGGACTGAATGGCAGATTCGATTTTAGTGGGATTAGATcttattttcagaaaataaattgCCATTTGCAGCATCTCCCCCATTCAGGGAACATAATTGTGAGGATCCTGAGGGAGCATCTTTAGTGGAACACTGACATAATCACTGGGATGAAAACTCTGGGCCCAGTAACAGTAACTAAGTCTTCTTCTTTGCAGGAGTGAGCTGGTGCAGCTGCACGTGCCCCAGCCAGTGAACCCAGAGATCAGTTCCTGGCCCATCACTGGATTGATAAACAGGCTCACTCGTTTCCAAGGTAACAGACAGCCCTTTGGTTCAATAGCACCTCCGCGTCCTTTTTCTCCATTACTGCATCTATGGTTTTATTTCAGGAAACTTTTAGaatcaaaatttccattttagaaAAAGCTAAATAAAATCTGAGGAAAAGCCAAATATGATACGTTCTAATAAggtggaaaccctcgtggtgtagtggttaagtgctacagctgctaatcaaagggtcagcagttcaaatatgccaggcgctccttggaaactctgtgggggagttttactctgtcccatagggtcgctatgagtcggaatcgattccacAGCACTGTGTTACTGGGGTATCTACACAGTAATCAATCATAATCATCCAAATGAAATATGCCACTAAAAGTAAGACACTATGTAAAGTCCCTGTCCTTCAGGACTTggtaactgttttttttgtttttctttctgcagTGTATATTTCGTTGGACCATGAAAGAGTCACTTGCCATGTTCCCGTGTTTGAAGATCTGAGACGTGTGCTCTTTAGCGGTGATCATCTCGATGTGGACCACAATTCAACAAGATCTAAGAGTTTTCTTGCCTGGGGAGCCCAGACCTTTATATCTGGCAAATATTACTGGGAGGTGGATGTGGGGCACTGTTGGCACTGGGTTATTGGACTTTGTAATGATTCTTGGACAATGAGGCATGACATGCTGCTTAGCTCCGAGggaatttttctacttttttgtgtCAAAGAGAACAATCAGTACAGTCTCTTTACCTCGTCCCCACTCTTACCTCAGTATGTAGAAAGACCTCTAGGACACGTAGGGGTGTTTCTGGATTATGAACTCGGTGTAGTGAGCTTTGTTCATGTGAATAATGATACCCTCATTTGTAGTTTGCTTTCATGTTCCTTCTCTTCCCCTCTCAGGCCTTTCCTTTGCTGTGGATCCCAAGGATCAGGGACAGTTTAGAAACTTGCCCATGTCTGAGAATGCTAATACCTGAGACCCTTTCCTAGTGCCAACTTGCTTATCTTTAACctcatttacatttattattaGACTACTGGTTGTATTATTCTTAAAAGTGTGATAATGTTAAGTGCAGGaatttgatttgattttctttaaataaaaacaattctCCTGGAATACTGTGCAATCTTTATGCTGTgtctatcatttgatttctaaGCCAGCTGAACGTAAAAGAATACCCGgctgtttgatccatttttttaatgggttaatGCAAGAGCACAGAGCTTTCTTACTACTGACATTGTCACAGTTATCTTAAACCACATAATTACTAGAATAAACAGTAAAACTTACACTTTgctttgaaaaatacagaatattcaaCAGCCAAGGTCCACTTTAATTAGGTGCAAAAATCCCAACCCAATTGCAGTTTTGACTCTTTCTCATCCCATAAAAAAGTGACTACCTGATACCCTCTCTCCCCCGACTTCTCTCAATGAGAAAGCTTCATTTGCTACAGGTAGGAATCCCTCTTTTCATTCTAGGGCCTCTCATAGCTGCCTCCAAGTCAGTGCTAACTCACTAAACTGAAATGTTTTGGTCTCTTTGGCCTTCAGTAAACTGTAAGCCCCTCCAGGCCAGATATAATATTCTCTACTATTTATCTTTGAATCTCCAGCCTCCTTTGCCCTGCTGCCCATGAGACAATAGTTTATAAAATGGTGTATTGGTTGATtaagtataaaatatttgtcaCCTGAAGTATACTGTGAACACTGGTATGTAATGAATTTGGCAATATGGAAATATATTATTGTAAAGCAGACCCATAGATTAACAACTTCGTAAAGCCAGTGTCTATCCCCAGCACTGAGAAACACCAGGAGAAACTCGAGTGCCACAATTTCCACCCAAAGGGATTCTCATTCCCACCTTTCCTGGCCCAGCTGCTCTTTCATCTAAGCGCTGAGGGCAGCCCAGGCTTGGGTCCCTGGGAATGCTAGCACTGGAGCTGAAGGGTGCAGACTCAGAGTCTCAGGGTGAAGGGGAGCAGTTTGGGGCCATGCTGGCGCCCCTTTGCCTTCAGCACTCATCGAGCAACACCCATCGTGTGGGCCTGGTCTCCCTCCACGCGTTCCCCGCGGGAGGCGCTGGGTGAAGCAGCCCGCCTGGGCCTCAGGGTCCTAGGAGCGAGCTCTGGAGGTGGGCACGGGAGACTGTTAAGGTTTAGGCTCCAGGGCAGCCACGGGCCTGAGCAGGGAGCGCCTGGATCTCGGCCACGAAACTCCGCCCGGTCCCCGTCTGACCCACGGTCCCCGCAGGTTTCCCGCATCTGAGTCCAGACACAAACGCCGCCGGCAGGTCACGTACCTGTGCGAACACCCGGACCACCACCTTCCAGCACCACCATTTCCTTCAAGAGCCTCCAGGACCCCTTGGCACCGCCAGTCGCTCTGGACAGGACTGCTGCTCATTTCACGCCCTAAAGTCTCCCCGGGAAACCTTCCTGGCTGAGGGACGCGAAGGCCTTTCCTTGGACCCTCCTGAGATCAAGTCCTTGAGAGTGAGAAGCCCGCACCGAACCCCACGTTCCTGAGAGCCTGAGTCTCAAGCATTGCCGTCCTGGAGAACCCCTTCATTGTCCCCGGGCTGGGAGCACAAATAATGCCTTCCCACTGCTGCCCTGCCGCCTGGATGAAAACGTGCGATTTCTCCAGAGGCGGAGCTTGCTCCAAGCTGGCGAGAAGGTCTTCTGTACCTAGGGAGCCTGAGAGCTGGTTTTGTTGGTGCCGGAGCCATCTAGGGTAGCTGGGTGCTGGGGTATATCCACACATCCAAAAAATCCATAATTCAGTCATATTTATGTACTGTTTTGTAAAGCTAACACTTTAAGAGTTTTATTAATTTAGGCTTTTCCTAATAATATACTATTTTTAGATACATTCAGATAACTACAAGTTGGAAactcattttgaaataaaatttttagGTGGAAGGGGAAATCAATTCTGAAAGGTAAGTATGAAGCCTGATATTGTCGGATATTATTTGTCCAAATAAGTCATCAATTCAATCAAGGTATACTTAGGACCAATTTGAATTTGGTCAAATTGTTTTTAACCATATCTCCTGGGTATTTTTCGTTTTCTATCCCATCTCTCTGAACCCCAGACTTAAATCATCTAGGATGCCAGACATGTATGCCTCTACTTCTCCTTTTCCCAAACCATTCACAATAATCATTCACGTTTTATTCCCAAATGACACATTCAGCTCTAAAAATTATCAGGACTGAGGGATTTAAACAGCCATCTGGACGTGAAATTATATCAGATCCTAGACCATAGCAAagaaaaggctaaaaaaaaaaactattagaaacactaaacaaagaacaaacacatccaaATTAGTAGGTAGAAATTTTAGGTTtgaaatatataatatttaaaataaggaaaacaatatgTGGAAAGAATGTAAAACAGATGCAGGTACGGAAGGAATTAGCTCATTGAAAAACCTGAATGAAAATTTTCCTTAGGAAATCAGGAAAGAACGTAGATGTTTTTTAACTTACACAAGAAAAAGGTTAAAAGATGTGGAAGATAGTGTGAAGAGTGCCAACATCTAAAAAGTAGTACTAGGACCAAAAAAGAGTAGGTAGGGGAGAGGAAGTAAGGGCAGATATGTGTAGAAGTATGggcaaaaaaaaatcccagagtgAAAGATGAAAGACTTCAGATCAAATGGCCTATAAGgtacaaaatggaagaaaaaaggaaaaacttacaTCTAAACTCCATATCTAAACATCTTGTGGTGAAATTTAACAATATTAAAGACAACAAGAATGTACACAAActctcagagaaaaagagaagattgCCTCAAAGGAACAACAATTAGACTAGTTTTTTTAAGACCTTGTTAAAGTAATGCTGGATACAAGAGAAAACTCGAATAATGTTTAAAttactaaaagaaaataaatttaagcaTGAAATTCTGTACACAAATTATCATTTAAATATGAGGGCATAATAAAGCTTTTATCAATtacgccccccccccaaaaaaaaaaacccgctacagttgagttgattcccactcatagcaaccctcgaggacagagtagaacagccccatagggtttccaaaggctgcaatctttatgaacgtacatggccacatctttctcctttagagtggctggtgggttaaattcgccagcctttcagttagcagctaagcacttaaccactgtgcgctaccagggctcctgtttatcAAGCATACTAGATAAAAAAGTTTTGCCAGGCAAAGATATATTTCAATAACAATTTTAAGGTTCTCAAATATCAGTTCTGAAATAACACAAAATCCATAGGATTCTACAAAAATATGAGAAACAGGGATGACCAATGCCTTCACAAAGTTCattgtcatcaaaaaaaaaaaaaaacctaagatcaaagcaaagaaaaagaatatatgtatgtgtatatatataatatgtatatacatggtggaaaccctggtggcatagtggttaagtgctacggctgctaaccaagaggtcagcagttcgaatccaccaggtcctccttgggaactctatggggcagttctgctctgttctatagggtcactatgagtcagaatcgactcaacagcagtgggtttggcttggtttgggttttttatatacatatatatatatatatacatatacatacatttgtATACACATATGCGTGTATATACAAATGTATGTATATACTCAGAATTTACATTTTTGACAATATTAACACAACAAAGTTGTAGAAAGGGGAAACACAATTGAAAgcttgcttgtcttgcttgggggATGATATCACCATCACTGTAAAAAAATGGATGTAAAGATTAACTTTCAAAATTAAGATAGTAAAATGAGACCATACACATATGTCAACAATTGGAATTAATATAAACTCATTCAatttaccaggtttttttttcatatttgactgaagaagaataaacagCAATCTATTTTTATAAGAGACACTAGTTTgttatgtgtggatcataacaaattatggataacattgcgaagaatggtaattccagatcacttaattgtgctcatgaggaatctgtacatagatcaagaggcagttgttggaacagaacatggggatgccacgagatttaaagtcaggaaagatgtgcatcagggttgtatcctttcaccatacttattcaatttgtatgctgggcaaataatccaagaagctggactctgtgaagaagaatgggaaattaggattggaggaacactccttaacaacctgcattaaaaagataacacagccttgcttgctgaaagtgaaaaggacttgaagcacttactaatgaggctcaaagaccacagttttcagtatcggttacagctcaacataaaaacaaaaatcctcacaactgggccaataaatggagaaaaagattaaagttatcaaggatttcattttacttggatgtacaatcaacacccatgaaagcagcagtcaagaaaagaaactacacattgcacttggcaaatctgctacaaaagacctctttaaagtgttaaaaaccaaagacatcactttaaaggctaaggtgtgcctgactccagccatggtgttttcaattgactCATTTGCactcaaaagctgggcaatgaataaggaagaccaaagaagaatcgacactttgaattagggtgttggtaaggaatattgaatataccatggactgtgaaaggaatgaacaaatctttcttggaagaagtacagccagaatgctccttagaagcaaggatagtgagacttcatctcacatacttcggatatgttttcaggagggactagtccctgtagaaggacatcattcttggtaaaataaagggtcagtgaaaaaaaggaagaccctcaatgagatggattgacacagtggctgaaacaatgggctcaagcataacaaaaatcaggagggtggcacaggactgggttatgtttcattcagttgtcgctatgagtcaaaaccgacctgacggcacctaacaacaaccaggttttttttgttttttgtttttatctggaTGAACATATAAGGCAGTAAAAGATAAGATCATCAGTAGAAGACTTGCTTATAAGAACATAAGTATTTCAGCAAATAAGTGatactataaaagaaaaatgtatcAAATTGGTTTGTTATATAGTCAAGTCACCTTTTTCTTCAGAAAGGATACCATTTTTAATATCTGCAAAACTACAGataagtggtgcagtggttaagtgctggtcagctaactgaaaggtcaaatgttagagcccaccagccactcctccagagaaagatgtggcagtctgctcccataaagatatacagccttggaaaccctatggggcagttctactctgtcctacagggtcattatgagttggaatcaagggcgataggttttgttttgttttgttttctgatttaaGGATAGGATGCCGTAGGAAAAAATAGCCTACACACTCTGTTCTTATCTGGTGTTTGAAGAATGTTACCACAAATTTGTTGAGAAGTGACATCAAATTAGTGGCGTTTTTGCTGAGGTCCTGCTTCACTTGATACGGGAAACTTCCCGACAGCTATGTAGAAATTGTGTTGATCTTCCAGGGGCAAGGCTAGTAAAATCACACAAATTTCTTATAAGCATCCTTTTTGTTTTTGACTCTTGCAGGCTGCTCCCTTTCAATTAATGTGATTTATCTTCCAAATAGCATTATGGTAATACAGTGTTGGTTGTGGCTGTTCCCTAAACTCTTCGGAGATGGACTACTTACAAACGAGGGGGAATCGTccaaactgactcaaaggcaaactGACTGGGCTCTTTTGGGGAGTGGGGAGGACGGGATAAAGAAACACATGAGTGTATGGATGATCTTTGCCCCGATTAGGTTGTAGGAAACAATTGCTACTCATCTTTCCAATAGCAATTACATTTCCCTTCTTTTccagttttctgtatatttctgCCCTTCTTTTCACGAAGTTCTCTCCTTTCTGATTTTCTCAGGTGAGTGAACTAGGAATTTAAGATCCCGTTTTCCAACATGCTGACACGCTTTTCTTCTTGGGTGAGTCTCATGGAGTAGGTTGGAACCCCGGACGAGTTCGGGGTTCTGGGCTACCGACGGCCCACTTACTCCTGGGCTCTCCCTTGAGCCGCCCTCCTGGGGCCCGTGTGTCGGCTTCCGCACTGCCAGGTGTCGGACCGCGATGCCTCCTCCTGCCTCCAGTGCCCAAGGGCGGCGGGGCGCGGGCGTCATGGTACCTCTAACCCGCGTGCCCCCTGCTGCAGGCACCCAAGGTGGCCGCGACTTTAAAGTGAGCTTGCCCCGCTCCTCCTCGAGGCTCCGTGCCCCTCGTCAGGCGTCCTCCCCGCAGGGTTGTTAGGAAAggctggtggagtagtggttaagggctacccgcctatccaaaaggtcggctgttcgaatccaccaggcgctgcttggaaactcgatggaagagttctaccctgtcctatagggtcgctatgagtcagaatctgctccaccgcaatgggtttttgtttttgttttgtttccttccaACATGGGCAATTCGGTAGATTTCAGAGCCCCCTTAACTTTGAAATGTTCAGGAGTCTCAAAGACGATTATGTACTAGGCGACTACAGCCTTCGTTAAGGAAGCCTCACATGAATATCAAAGACAGGAAATTAATTCTCATCAAATTATAGAACTGAGAGGCACAAGATGTTAAAGAatcggcagtgggtgggtttatatccaaacataaaataagcaaTCAAAGAGATACGAGGAAATTTGCCCAATCGCACACATCAGGGGTTGAGTTGGAGACAGAAATACTATTTTCTGACTTGAAAGCAGTGCAGTGTCCATTATCTAATAACAGCATATTATTTCATGTAATCCTGAATCCTTGGCCACTAGGAATGACTCCCAGTCTAGGCCTCACCTTGGCTGTAGTTAGAGcattttttaagcaaataatgcaACTTCTTCATTTGTTTGCCACTGGCTCTCCCCCTTCCCGCCCCCAAGGTGTTATCGTTAGTGGAGCTAtgccagaaaaaaattttttacatgAAGACAAAGGATATAATGCTGGTAAAAGTGAGGACACTTGGCatcattcctttttttattttgccaCACATACTATTCTTTCTACTTCATTTTTTGACTCACTTTAGTTCCCTTTGTGATCTCATTTTCCTTAGTTTGTCTTTTAATGTATGGCTTTTCCAGAATTCTATCGTTGACCGCATGCTCTTCTTTCTCACTTATGCATTCTTCCTTTTACGCTTTCATCAATGAAGTTTTAACTACACAGATACTGATGagttatcatttgatttctctttcttccttttgactGTTAGCAACCTCAGCTTGGATGATACATAAGCcaatatcaaaccaaacccattgccattgagttgattcggactggtagagaccctataggacagagtagaactgccccatagggtttccaaggagcacctgaactgccgaccttttgattagcagccaaatgcttaaccactgtgccacatagTCACTTCAAATTTTGAATGACCCATGTGATGTCATTGTTTACTCCACACATCAAAACTTCAGGACATCATCATCTCCCCATAATTGAAGTCATAGTATAAAGAGTCACTTTgatacctggtggcacagtggttaggagcttggctgctagccaaagtttgaatccaccagcagctctttggaaaccctatggggcagttctactctgtcctacagggtcaccaggaatccgaattgactcaactgcaactttttttttttaagcaatttatttttctgtgagtCTGTATGGAAATAGCTCCTAAATTAATGTTACTCCTGCTTCACATATATTTCAGAAATGTGTTTTTTGTATCTTGGTTtactttcattttctcatttctcaCCTATATTTCTACAACAGGAGGCTAAACGGCCTTTTTTACTTCAGAATATACTCTTCCCAATATGCCTTTTAGATGAATATGTTTGAAACACAAAGCTGAACATTATCATTTGGTTACTGTAACTTTTCTCAATCATTTTAGGAATAAAATCAAACTTATTTGATGTGACATAGGAGGCCCTTTAGGAAGGCATTAATTGATTTTCATTCCAAACTGTCTTCAGTCTCATCTCGTTGCTCACTCAATCTCTGTGATCCAATATTACCTAATTCCTTATAATTTCTCCCCAGACTTCACCATTCTATCCTACCTCATTCATTGCACTTGTGAGCCTCTGTCTGGAAAGCCTACCCCTCCTGGGATAAATGTAGGTGTGCTTTAAAGCTCACAGACAGCACTATCTCCACTGGGGCCAACACTGTGTCATCAGCCCATCTTCTGGGTTTCCCTAGTCCCTGTGATCCTTTGGATTACATCATTGCAGTGTGAACTAGATGCTCCCTCAAGTGGCTATTATTGACACTACAGCAGTCATTTCAAAGAATGTATCTTTGTTATTGGAAACTCTAGTGGCGTaaaggttaagagctatagctgtaaccaaaaggttggcagttcagatccaccaggtgctccttggaaactctatggggcagttctaatctgtcctatagagtctctacaagtaggaattgacttgatggcagtgggtttgg from the Loxodonta africana isolate mLoxAfr1 chromosome 7, mLoxAfr1.hap2, whole genome shotgun sequence genome contains:
- the LOC135232199 gene encoding tripartite motif-containing protein 43-like → MHFFKKPLENNFLSFLFFSLLRNKYSNFLQNEFFCSICMRYFIDPVTIGCGHSFCRPCLCIRWEEAPNPPCCPVCMESSYEMNFKTNIVLKTQVFLARRARLSYLPSSAQQMCGIHMKTKNFFCEVVKDILCLLCCKSKEHKAHRHCSIDWTAEEYWQKLLKQMRAVWEKTQEIQRNLNRETSKIRTWEGYVNLRRKMIHAEYRTVHLLLYEEEQKYLERLEKESKETFQQLQESENTMALKGKLLRGMYEELKEMCHKPDMELLQVRTKEGESRRCLGMMSAFSLSSIIGLECALHFTDVMKSKTLCKVPVLQDLVTVFFVFLSAVYISLDHERVTCHVPVFEDLRRVLFSGDHLDVDHNSTRSKSFLAWGAQTFISGKYYWEVDVGHCWHWVIGLCNDSWTMRHDMLLSSEGIFLLFCVKENNQYSLFTSSPLLPQYVERPLGHVGVFLDYELGVVSFVHVNNDTLICSLLSCSFSSPLRPFLCCGSQGSGTV